One Triticum dicoccoides isolate Atlit2015 ecotype Zavitan chromosome 5B, WEW_v2.0, whole genome shotgun sequence genomic window carries:
- the LOC119307968 gene encoding protein cornichon homolog 1-like translates to MSVELVLWLFSFASVMALVGLTAYQLICLSDLEFDYINPYDSSSRINAVVIIEYALQGVLCASFLLTLNWFPFLVMAPVTYYHVKLYMNRKHLIDVTEIFRQLHGEKKYRMIKLAFYFALFIISIYRLVMTAVLLFIDEDVNLVETRTI, encoded by the exons atgtctgtCGAACTCGTCCTCTGGCTCTTCTCCTTCGCCTCTGTGATGGCCCTCGTCGGCCTCACCGCCTACCAG CTTATCTGCTTATCTGATTTGGAGTTTGACTATATCAATCCATATGATTCATCATCTCGCATCAATGCAGTGGTCATAATAGAATACGCACTCCAAGGGGTCCTCTGCGCTTCTTTCCTCTTGACGCTGAATTGGTTTCCGTTTCTAGTTATGGCTCCTGTAACATATTACCATGTGAAGCT GTATATGAATCGGAAACATCTTATAGATGTTACTGAGATATTCCGACAGTTACATGGAGAGAAGAAGTACAGGATGATCAAGCTTGCCTTCTACTTTGCATTATTTATTATATCCATTTACAG GCTTGTCATGACGGCTGTGCTACTATTTATTGATGAGGATGTGAATCTGGTAGAAACTAGGACTATTTAG
- the LOC119307967 gene encoding serine/arginine repetitive matrix protein 1-like, whose protein sequence is MEAMAAKGSPKPVPNYLRPSTGSCHDACKHGGHHAFEEKQAPRAQPKPRKKQQPSASDDHKTRLVKVRSVSRRRVGDFSKPDKADTPAGGSEIVVEWKDIVAYDAAPVPVPAPASPDGPSHQQPDGRNKRDVKGKAPFAKATHPEKQTESLNKRLAKTVRSTLTGKASVKKPQAATNSSPSHKKGAGKPPKAKKSATLPVENKEIVQGDATHNDVKQGKSLYTPDQEERAAIALSMRPILAPAHRRAKSMSISNRSVRFPFTRQPSNNSATFKLRSKSSKAPILPSEQDKPTRLRFRKGRAAGEESSGGIQLRARSLRRRGSSMSGSATGFIVPEVMLRHQKTLERKKSRRLSNNLIEETASKLAKSRKSRVKSLVGAFETLFSKIGK, encoded by the coding sequence ATGGAGGCCATGGCTGCAAAAGGCAGCCCGAAGCCCGTCCCCAACTATCTTCGGCCATCAACCGGGTCGTGCCACGACGCGTGCAAGCACGGCGGGCATCACGCGTTCgaggagaaacaagctccaagggcCCAACCCAAACCCCGGAAGAAGCAGCAGCCATCGGCTTCCGATGACCACAAGACAAGGCTGGTCAAGGTACGGTCGGTGTCACGCAGGCGTGTCGGAGATTTCAGCAAACCCGACAAGGCCGATACGCCGGCCGGTGGGAGCGAGATTGTTGTTGAGTGGAAGGACATCGTGGCCTATGATGCAGCGCCAGTGCCAGTTCCGGCTCCAGCCTCACCCGACGGGCCATCTCATCAACAACCTGATGGGAGGAACAAGAGGGATGTGAAGGGGAAAGCACCATTTGCCAAGGCCACCCATCCGGAGAAGCAAACCGAATCACTGAACAAGAGGCTGGCTAAGACCGTCAGGTCGACGCTCACCGGGAAGGCCTCCGTGAAGAAGCCTCAAGCCGCCACTAACAGTTCACCTTCTCACAAGAAGGGGGCTGGCAAGCCTCCGAAAGCCAAGAAATCTGCGACATTGCCCGTCGAAAACAAGGAAATTGTCCAGGGTGACGCAACTCATAATGATGTTAAACAGGGCAAGTCACTCTACACTCCCGACCAAGAAGAGCGTGCTGCCATTGCTCTTTCAATGAGACCCATCCTGGCACCGGCACATCGGAGGGCCAAGAGCATGAGCATCAGCAACCGATCGGTGCGCTTCCCGTTCACCCGACAACCGAGCAACAACTCGGCCACCTTCAAGCTGCGCTCCAAGAGCAGCAAGGCACCCATCCTCCCATCCGAACAAGACAAGCCCACGCGGCTCAGGTTCAGAAAGGGGAGAGCAGCCGGCGAGGAGTCCAGCGGCGGCATCCAGCTCAGGGCCAGGAGCCTGCGGAGGCGAGGGAGCAGCATGTCCGGCAGTGCAACAGGCTTCATCGTGCCAGAGGTGATGCTGAGGCACCAAAAGACGCTGGAGAGGAAGAAGAGCCGGAGGCTGTCCAACAACCTGATCGAGGAGACGGCGAGCAAGCTGgccaagagcaggaagagcagGGTCAAGTCCCTTGTTGGGGCTTTCGAAACTCTCTTCTCCAAGATCGGAAAGTAG